AACTATCATTTACATAATTTTCATCACTATATTTATCTATATCTTCTTTATTTTCTTTGATAATATTTCCTATATCATTTTTAGTGTCGAAGAAAGACTGGTCGTTTTTTTCTGTGTGATAAGATGATTTTGATTCGTTTATAAGATTGTTAGAAGGTGAGTATTTTTCAAGTATTGACTTATAATCAGAGAAATCTAAATTTTTTTCTATCTCTCTATTCTCTTGTTTTATAGTTTTTATATCAGAAGATGATTTTAGTTTATTTTTAACTGTATCTGAAACTAAGTCTAACAACTGATCTTCATAAGATAATTTAATTATTTTTTTATTCGGATGGATATTGACATCCAAATTTTTAGGATGTGTTTCTATAAAGATAAAAAAAGCTGGGTACCTGTCATTAGGTATCAGGCCCTGGTACTGATACTCGATGGTTCTAGAAATATCTATGTTTTCTATAAGTCTATTGTTTATAAAAATATATTCCATAGACCTATTTCCCCTATAATAGTTTGATTTGGCAATAAATCCTTTTATTTTATATATGCCATTATCATTTCTTATAGGGATAAGATTTTCTTCTAAAATATTATCTAATAGGTCAGATATATTTGTCTCTAAACTTCTATTTGCATATGATTGGAATTGCACCCTATCATCTTTTATATATTTAAAGGAGATATTATTATAACATATAGCATAAGAATAAAGAAGCTTTGTGATTTTATTTGCTTCTGAAAAATCTGATTTTAGAAATTTTCTCCTAGCAGGTATGTTGTAAAATAAATCTTCGACAATTATGCTTGTTCCTTTATTTGAGGCTATTGATTTTTGAATATTAATATTTTGGGAAATTTCTAGCTTGTTGGCGATATCTTGGTCTTCTGGCTTAGAGATTGCTGTAACCTTGCTTACAGCAGCTATACTCGGGAGAGCTTCCCCCCTAAATCCTAAAGAAAGGGTTCTATATAAGTCATCAAATTTACTAATTTTGCTGGTAGCGTGTTTTTCAAAGGCTAATCTCAGATCATCCTTATTTATGCCATCACCATCATCAGTTACTCTTATATAGGTCTTGCCCCCATTTCTTATTTCTATAATTATATTTTTGCTATTTGCATCAATTGAATTTTCAACCAGCTCTTTAACAACTGAAAAGGGAGATTCTATAACCTCGCCGGCAGCGATTTTTTCTATTGTATCTAAATCTAATCTTATAATGGACATTAGATTTCACCTATTCTTTCTACCAAGATATTTAATTTATTCATAGCTTCAAGCGGTGTAATTTGATTTATATTTATTGATGAAGCAAATTTTTTTAAATTCTCTATTTTTGTATCTTTTATTTGAGATATAGAATCCTTAATCTCTTTATTTTTATCGATATCAAAAGCTGGAGCCTTTGCAATTTTTTCAATAAAATTTGAAGCATTTTCTATTACTTCCTCAGGTAAACCGCTTAGCTTTGCAACCTCAATACCATAAGACCTATTTGATTTACCTTTTGAAATTTTTCTTAAAAATACTAGGTTATTGTTTTCTTCTAAGATATCAATTTTAAGGTTAATAACATTATCAAGTTCATTTTCTAGAATAGTAAGCTCATGAAAATGTGTCGCAAAGACGGTTTTTACCTTCTTGTGTTTAGATAAATATTCTACTATAGCCATTGCTATACTAAGACCGTCATCAGAGCTTGTACCCCTACCAACTTCATCAAGGATTACAAAGGATCTCTCACTTGCATTTTTTAAGATATTTGAAACCTCATTCATCTCAAGCATAAAGGTAGATTCGCCCTTAGATATATTATCGCTTGCTCCAATTCTAGTGAAGATTTTATCACAGATACCTATTTCAGCCTTGCTGGCCGGCACAAAAGATCCTATTTGGGCCATTATAATAATGAGAGCCATCTGCCTCATGTATGTTGATTTACCAGCCATATTAGGGCCTGTTATTATCTGTATAAGGTTATTATCTTGACCAATATAAGTATCATTTGCTATAAATTCGTTTTCATTTAGGTTATTTTCAATAACTGGATGCCTACCATCTTTAATATTTATTATGTTAGATTCATCTATTGTAGGTTTTACATATGAGTTTTGTATTGCTATCCTAGCAAAGGTATTTAGACTATCAATATTTGCAATCATTTTAGATAGGCTTTGAAGTCTAAGAGTTGAATCTAAAATTGTATTTACTATTTGATTAAACAGTTTATATTCAAGCTCATTAATTTCATCATTACCATTTAAAATAATTGAACTAATTTTTTCAAGTTCTTCTGTAGTATATCTTTCTTGATTTTTTAGTGTTTGTTTTCTAATATATGACCTATCTACCTTGTCTATATTAGATTTTGTAACTTCTATAGAATATCCATTGTTTTTGTTGTATATGATTTTTAGGTTCTTGATACCTGTTATATCTCTCTGTTCCTGTTCATAGGTCAATAATTTATTTTGTGCATTTTCAGATAAATATTTTAGTTCATCTAATTGCTTATTAAATTCGATCTTAATAATACCGCCTTCAGTTATATTTATAGGTGGTTCATCTACTATAGATTTATCAATAATATTATATACATCATA
This window of the Anaerococcus mediterraneensis genome carries:
- the mutL gene encoding DNA mismatch repair endonuclease MutL, whose product is MSIIRLDLDTIEKIAAGEVIESPFSVVKELVENSIDANSKNIIIEIRNGGKTYIRVTDDGDGINKDDLRLAFEKHATSKISKFDDLYRTLSLGFRGEALPSIAAVSKVTAISKPEDQDIANKLEISQNINIQKSIASNKGTSIIVEDLFYNIPARRKFLKSDFSEANKITKLLYSYAICYNNISFKYIKDDRVQFQSYANRSLETNISDLLDNILEENLIPIRNDNGIYKIKGFIAKSNYYRGNRSMEYIFINNRLIENIDISRTIEYQYQGLIPNDRYPAFFIFIETHPKNLDVNIHPNKKIIKLSYEDQLLDLVSDTVKNKLKSSSDIKTIKQENREIEKNLDFSDYKSILEKYSPSNNLINESKSSYHTEKNDQSFFDTKNDIGNIIKENKEDIDKYSDENYVNDSFIEDINIPKYMTSIFSRYSIFEENDKLYLLDHRRASETIKISEYMKKFSNNAVDRQALLEPIVINLRANDLEKFFNKKDLFEKMGFLIDQLSDNKLIVREVPLLFDKPENMDYFYSILDIEKTNDKELLYKQIRKLAKAKAFRKGHKINKDEAISLYKKLMKEENPYNTYDGKSTVILIEEKDLEKYFER
- the mutS gene encoding DNA mismatch repair protein MutS — protein: MANKFKYENLTPMLKHYIDVKRDIKDTILLYRVGDFYETFFDDAIITAKVLSLTLTGKDCGHDERAPMCGVPHHVVDTYVNKLVKKGYKVALCDQIEDPKYAKGLVKRAITRVITPGTLTDIESLDNKENNYLLSIFENEFGLSMAYCDISTGKLVSLEIKSMSKFIAKKAIDQIEKINPSEIVLNSNFSNNEIKQYLNINKNIFLNYIDFTRDYENRISTIISYLGKENFNKIKDKRLSIISLANLLDYIYKFYNQKLSHINNLELLEINDYMEVEANTRKNLELTRNLNNNTKDNTLIDILDQADTVMGSRMIHDWLERPLVDKEKIQRRLDLVDAFYKDDILSRNISNLLSNIYDLERILAKISYKRANARDLISLKNSLKDIPQIKELLIANNNELVKNLGDNLPDIYDVYNIIDKSIVDEPPINITEGGIIKIEFNKQLDELKYLSENAQNKLLTYEQEQRDITGIKNLKIIYNKNNGYSIEVTKSNIDKVDRSYIRKQTLKNQERYTTEELEKISSIILNGNDEINELEYKLFNQIVNTILDSTLRLQSLSKMIANIDSLNTFARIAIQNSYVKPTIDESNIINIKDGRHPVIENNLNENEFIANDTYIGQDNNLIQIITGPNMAGKSTYMRQMALIIIMAQIGSFVPASKAEIGICDKIFTRIGASDNISKGESTFMLEMNEVSNILKNASERSFVILDEVGRGTSSDDGLSIAMAIVEYLSKHKKVKTVFATHFHELTILENELDNVINLKIDILEENNNLVFLRKISKGKSNRSYGIEVAKLSGLPEEVIENASNFIEKIAKAPAFDIDKNKEIKDSISQIKDTKIENLKKFASSININQITPLEAMNKLNILVERIGEI